Proteins encoded in a region of the Microbacterium neungamense genome:
- a CDS encoding TetR/AcrR family transcriptional regulator: MATDDEAGTARLHLSADERRRLLTEAALQVMKREGVKAATTRAICAEAGMPHGAFHYCFRSKQELYTALFSTDINVDLDQAWATIDNASSIHDSIYALMIAYWRTVEHDPQAQIVLTELTTLALRDPALQELPAWEQSAYRDRLIAHLRRFASHADVDYAIPVERLAEMILAALSGLTTSWLSTRDDDAAQDAIREFANIFSTYTARRAEQ, encoded by the coding sequence ATGGCTACCGACGATGAGGCAGGAACGGCACGTTTACACCTGAGTGCGGACGAGCGGCGGCGGTTGCTGACCGAGGCGGCGTTGCAGGTGATGAAGCGCGAGGGGGTGAAGGCGGCGACGACGCGGGCGATCTGCGCAGAGGCGGGGATGCCCCACGGGGCGTTCCACTACTGCTTCCGCTCCAAGCAAGAGCTCTACACAGCGCTGTTCTCGACCGACATCAACGTCGATCTGGATCAAGCATGGGCGACGATCGATAACGCCAGCAGCATCCACGACAGCATCTACGCGCTGATGATCGCCTACTGGCGCACGGTCGAGCACGACCCGCAGGCGCAGATCGTACTGACGGAGCTGACCACCCTGGCCTTGCGCGACCCTGCACTGCAGGAGCTTCCTGCCTGGGAGCAGAGCGCCTACCGTGACCGCCTCATCGCCCACCTCCGGCGCTTCGCCTCGCACGCCGACGTCGACTACGCGATCCCGGTCGAGAGACTCGCCGAGATGATCCTCGCCGCACTCTCCGGGCTGACGACGTCCTGGCTCTCAACCCGAGACGACGACGCCGCACAAGACGCGATCCGCGAGTTCGCCAACATCTTCTCCACCTACACGGCTCGGCGCGCTGAGCAATGA
- a CDS encoding LysR family transcriptional regulator yields MRSVMSWDALRVFLAVHRAGSFSAAADELGVAQSSVSEQVARLERNLGYTLLDRTPSGVRATERGIELAARIAAPVDALAAAAALTEETDCAERIVFVGGPAEFLSEVVLPGLADRLPAGIRVMARFGLAEDLIDDLHAGEIEVLVSALPVRGTDLSPEPVYDEEFALVAHPNWAARAEQNLAAVPLLAYGPELPIIRRYWRSVFGRRPDDLAVRIIAPDLRALLRLALSGAGMTVLPDYLVREHLASGALVALDSPEVAPLNTLYVATRKTSGHLDPVVASVREAIVEIGQAAG; encoded by the coding sequence GTGCGGTCGGTGATGTCGTGGGATGCGCTGCGGGTGTTCCTCGCGGTGCACCGGGCAGGATCATTCTCGGCGGCCGCGGACGAACTCGGAGTCGCGCAGTCGTCGGTGTCCGAGCAGGTTGCCCGCCTGGAACGGAACTTGGGCTACACGCTACTGGACCGCACGCCTTCCGGGGTTCGCGCGACCGAGCGCGGGATCGAGCTCGCGGCGCGGATCGCGGCTCCGGTGGACGCGCTCGCCGCTGCCGCCGCGCTGACCGAGGAGACCGACTGTGCTGAACGCATCGTGTTCGTCGGCGGCCCGGCCGAGTTCCTCTCCGAAGTCGTGCTGCCGGGGCTTGCCGACCGGCTGCCCGCGGGTATTCGGGTTATGGCGCGGTTCGGTCTGGCGGAGGATCTGATCGATGACCTGCACGCTGGGGAGATCGAGGTGCTCGTCAGCGCCCTCCCGGTTCGCGGCACGGATCTGTCGCCGGAGCCGGTCTACGACGAGGAGTTCGCGCTGGTCGCCCACCCCAACTGGGCCGCCCGCGCAGAGCAGAACCTTGCGGCGGTCCCGCTGCTCGCCTACGGCCCGGAGCTGCCCATCATCCGCCGGTACTGGCGCAGCGTGTTCGGGCGCCGGCCGGACGACCTGGCGGTTCGTATCATCGCCCCGGATCTGCGCGCCCTGCTGCGACTGGCGCTGAGCGGTGCGGGCATGACGGTGCTGCCGGATTACCTCGTGCGCGAGCACCTGGCCTCGGGCGCCCTCGTCGCGCTGGACTCCCCGGAGGTGGCTCCGTTGAACACGCTGTACGTGGCGACCCGCAAGACCTCTGGCCATCTCGACCCGGTTGTCGCGTCGGTGCGGGAGGCGATCGTCGAGATCGGACAGGCGGCCGGCTGA
- a CDS encoding type 1 glutamine amidotransferase domain-containing protein, which yields MSDSPRALLVLTSHADLGGLRKTGFYVGEAADPWQVFTDAGYTVDLVSIAGGAPPEDGRDEQDPTQRAFLHDPHVAAQLQHTPSLAEVDPAGYDIVFFVGGHGTMWDFPDAPDITRIGRAVYEAGGVIAAVCHGPAALVHLTLSDGSPLVAGKRVASFTNSEEAAVGLTDVVPFLLADALTAQGATPVPGPDFTENVVTDGRLVTGQNPQSAAGVARAAIAAR from the coding sequence ATGTCCGATTCGCCTCGCGCCCTTCTCGTTCTGACCAGCCACGCCGACCTCGGCGGCCTCCGCAAGACCGGCTTCTACGTCGGCGAGGCCGCCGACCCGTGGCAGGTGTTCACCGACGCCGGCTACACCGTCGACCTCGTCTCGATCGCTGGCGGCGCCCCGCCTGAGGACGGCCGCGATGAGCAGGATCCGACTCAGCGGGCCTTCCTGCACGACCCCCACGTCGCCGCTCAATTGCAGCACACCCCGAGCCTGGCCGAGGTCGACCCGGCAGGTTACGACATCGTGTTCTTCGTCGGCGGGCACGGCACCATGTGGGATTTCCCGGACGCACCCGACATCACCCGCATCGGCCGGGCGGTGTACGAGGCCGGCGGCGTGATCGCGGCGGTATGCCACGGCCCGGCCGCCCTGGTGCACCTCACGCTTTCCGACGGCAGTCCGCTCGTGGCCGGGAAGCGGGTCGCGAGCTTCACCAACAGCGAGGAGGCGGCCGTCGGCCTCACCGATGTCGTGCCGTTCCTCCTCGCCGACGCGCTCACCGCGCAGGGCGCGACCCCTGTGCCCGGCCCGGACTTCACCGAGAACGTCGTCACCGACGGGCGCTTGGTAACCGGGCAGAACCCGCAGTCGGCGGCCGGCGTCGCCCGCGCCGCCATCGCCGCTCGCTGA
- a CDS encoding SDR family oxidoreductase produces MPHTPASDPSLDAVPERRRTVLVTGTSSGVGRELCRRLARAGHTVHAVARRADRLDAIAAEHPTVRPWPVDVSDEAAVDRLADSVGPLDDIVHAAGGARGSAPVLASDTEHWEWMWRTNVLGTMHLLRALVPRLVKQGRGTIVVITSAAAFQALEGSSGYSTSKHAQSAIVQTLRNELLGAGVNVTEIAPGLIDTEFFTQRFPNDPDRAAQMFTGLDPLTPTDISRAVEYVLDQPAHVNIDRLVLRPTAQGSNGKIHRR; encoded by the coding sequence ATGCCGCACACCCCTGCCTCAGATCCCTCGCTCGACGCGGTGCCGGAGCGCCGCCGGACGGTACTCGTCACCGGCACGAGTTCCGGCGTCGGCCGGGAACTCTGTCGTCGTCTCGCGCGGGCCGGCCACACGGTGCACGCGGTCGCACGCCGGGCGGACCGCCTGGACGCGATCGCCGCCGAACACCCGACAGTGCGCCCGTGGCCCGTCGACGTGAGCGACGAGGCCGCCGTCGACCGGCTCGCCGACAGTGTCGGACCGCTCGACGACATCGTGCACGCCGCCGGCGGCGCCCGCGGCTCGGCTCCGGTGCTGGCGTCGGACACCGAGCACTGGGAATGGATGTGGCGTACCAACGTGCTCGGCACCATGCACCTGCTCCGCGCGCTCGTGCCGCGCCTGGTCAAGCAGGGGCGCGGCACGATCGTCGTCATCACCTCCGCCGCCGCGTTCCAGGCGTTGGAGGGCAGCTCCGGGTACAGCACCAGCAAGCACGCCCAATCGGCGATCGTGCAGACGCTCCGCAACGAACTCCTCGGCGCCGGCGTGAACGTCACCGAGATCGCACCCGGCCTGATCGACACCGAGTTCTTCACCCAGCGCTTCCCGAACGACCCCGATCGGGCTGCGCAGATGTTCACCGGGCTCGACCCGCTGACCCCGACCGACATCTCTCGCGCTGTCGAGTACGTGCTCGACCAGCCCGCGCATGTCAACATCGACCGCCTCGTCCTGCGCCCGACCGCGCAGGGCAGCAACGGGAAGATCCACCGCCGATGA
- a CDS encoding MFS transporter — protein sequence MTAPSDTGRFPLGRLVLLAAAGFLTMLTETIPAGLLPAIGRSLDAGDAATGQLLTAYAGASMLAAIPLVAATGRAPRKTLIIATITGVAVANLITALSPVFWLAFAARVLGGAAAALQWAILAGYAMRLVGRNRQGRALSLAMGGIPLALAAAGTRVLPTVPPTGAPSRSPWTALRVPGIAALLIGAGAFQLGHMNLYTYLAPYLTARGDPLPVSAFLLTVGVAAIAGLFLTGVVIDRHLRLVALTAMAAFTIGMLLLAITDTPAIMAVAAIIWGLGLGASPTVFQPLSARCPTPLSEIGRSMRASYSVVVTGRLLPTCFTTSQGTT from the coding sequence ATGACAGCACCATCAGATACGGGCCGGTTTCCGTTGGGGCGGCTGGTCCTGCTCGCCGCAGCCGGCTTCCTGACCATGCTCACCGAAACGATCCCGGCCGGCCTCCTGCCCGCTATCGGGCGCAGCCTCGATGCCGGCGACGCGGCCACCGGGCAGCTGCTCACCGCCTACGCGGGCGCGTCGATGCTCGCCGCGATCCCGCTGGTCGCCGCCACTGGCCGAGCGCCCCGCAAGACGCTCATCATCGCCACCATAACCGGCGTCGCGGTCGCGAACCTGATCACCGCGCTCTCTCCTGTGTTCTGGCTCGCGTTCGCCGCCCGCGTGCTCGGCGGCGCAGCCGCGGCTCTGCAATGGGCGATCCTGGCCGGATACGCGATGCGTCTGGTCGGCCGCAATAGACAGGGCCGAGCACTGTCACTGGCGATGGGTGGCATCCCCCTCGCCCTCGCCGCCGCAGGAACCCGAGTCCTGCCAACCGTGCCCCCGACGGGCGCGCCGAGCCGTTCGCCGTGGACGGCGCTGCGGGTCCCCGGTATCGCCGCGCTGCTGATCGGCGCCGGCGCGTTCCAGCTCGGGCATATGAACCTCTACACCTACCTCGCCCCGTACCTCACCGCGCGGGGGGATCCGCTGCCGGTGAGCGCGTTCCTACTCACCGTCGGCGTCGCGGCGATCGCGGGTCTGTTTCTCACCGGCGTCGTCATCGACCGGCACCTGCGCCTGGTCGCGCTGACCGCGATGGCGGCGTTCACGATCGGCATGCTCCTCCTCGCCATCACCGACACCCCCGCCATAATGGCTGTCGCCGCGATCATATGGGGGCTCGGGCTCGGCGCCTCGCCTACCGTGTTCCAGCCACTCTCGGCCCGATGCCCGACGCCGCTTTCCGAGATCGGGCGAAGCATGCGGGCCTCCTACTCGGTCGTCGTGACGGGACGATTGTTGCCTACTTGCTTTACGACATCCCAAGGCACAACCTGA
- a CDS encoding GNAT family N-acetyltransferase, which yields MPDAAFRDRAKHAGLLLGRRDGTIVAYLLYDIPRHNLIKLVHLCVGADARGSGIAKSLVEEAISLHPSRSFLTAACRADYGIDGFWQSLGMHAAAAASPASAELSVSEQSRSREAHCFGRQRRDRDGRGRVFGGDAH from the coding sequence ATGCCCGACGCCGCTTTCCGAGATCGGGCGAAGCATGCGGGCCTCCTACTCGGTCGTCGTGACGGGACGATTGTTGCCTACTTGCTTTACGACATCCCAAGGCACAACCTGATCAAGCTCGTTCACCTCTGCGTCGGTGCGGATGCGCGAGGCAGCGGGATCGCGAAGTCGCTGGTCGAGGAAGCGATCAGCCTCCACCCCAGTAGATCTTTCCTCACGGCTGCCTGCCGTGCTGACTACGGAATCGATGGGTTCTGGCAGTCGCTTGGGATGCACGCAGCGGCTGCTGCATCTCCAGCCAGCGCAGAGCTTTCGGTATCTGAGCAGTCGAGAAGTCGCGAAGCTCACTGCTTTGGGCGCCAACGCAGAGACCGAGACGGAAGAGGTCGAGTTTTCGGTGGCGACGCGCACTGA
- a CDS encoding type IV toxin-antitoxin system AbiEi family antitoxin domain-containing protein, translated as MKELDESLPSTFTTETSRAHGVHPRDLYAWRDGGQIIELSRGVFRRADAPPASSPDMIAVTHRAPRAIVCCVSAAAIHELTDEMPASVQIAVPKRSHTPVIAYPPVTVFRFDEATFELGVTAFEAGPGEPVRIYDAARTVVDLMRFRRRLGEPIAHAALHRYLAAPNSKPALLLEYAEALGTFGPMRAALDVASAR; from the coding sequence ATGAAGGAGTTGGACGAGTCGCTCCCGTCGACGTTCACGACGGAGACCTCGCGGGCGCACGGTGTGCATCCGCGAGATCTGTATGCCTGGCGAGATGGCGGGCAGATCATCGAGCTCTCGCGTGGGGTCTTCCGGCGAGCAGACGCGCCCCCGGCGTCTTCCCCCGACATGATCGCCGTGACGCACCGCGCTCCTCGCGCGATCGTGTGCTGCGTCTCGGCGGCAGCAATCCACGAACTGACGGATGAGATGCCGGCGTCGGTACAGATCGCGGTTCCCAAACGGTCGCATACGCCGGTGATCGCTTACCCGCCCGTGACAGTGTTTCGCTTCGATGAAGCAACGTTCGAACTCGGTGTGACCGCGTTCGAGGCGGGGCCGGGGGAGCCCGTGCGCATCTACGACGCGGCGAGGACTGTGGTGGATCTCATGCGGTTCCGGAGACGCCTTGGCGAACCGATCGCGCACGCCGCGCTTCACCGATACCTGGCGGCACCGAACTCGAAACCGGCACTGCTGCTGGAGTACGCGGAGGCGCTGGGGACTTTTGGGCCGATGCGCGCTGCGCTCGATGTTGCGAGTGCCCGATGA
- a CDS encoding nucleotidyl transferase AbiEii/AbiGii toxin family protein, giving the protein MSRPTRESAAGRAYLDLQNQARRQKRGTQELLTMYIVERWLSRMSRSPYAEDFILKGGMLLASFGTRRPTVDADALARNMASDQETVARRVAEIAAIEDPDDGVEFLPDTVTTAVIRDDALYSGVRVTMTAQLVTAQVKLRLDINFGDPVTPAPRTVELPSLRPDAPPIRILGYPIETVLAEKLVTAIELGRANTRVRDFADIHLLTGTQALQCGQLRDALTATATFRGTTLIPLARATEGLAVLRDSTYVAYRRGLGDAGASLPQRFSDTVAVVADFVDPVLDGLDAKALWSPVERNWHTASGAPSEPTESTTGTTDL; this is encoded by the coding sequence ATGAGTCGCCCCACGCGAGAGAGCGCCGCAGGGCGCGCATACCTCGACCTGCAGAACCAGGCTCGCCGCCAGAAGCGCGGCACGCAGGAACTGCTCACGATGTACATCGTCGAGCGATGGCTGTCGCGGATGTCGCGCTCACCGTACGCCGAGGACTTCATCCTGAAGGGCGGGATGTTGCTGGCTTCGTTCGGCACCCGCCGTCCCACGGTCGACGCCGACGCCCTCGCTCGTAATATGGCCTCTGATCAAGAGACCGTGGCCCGTCGTGTGGCCGAGATCGCCGCGATCGAAGACCCAGACGACGGCGTGGAGTTCCTGCCCGACACAGTCACCACTGCGGTGATTCGTGACGACGCGCTGTATTCCGGCGTGCGGGTGACGATGACGGCACAGCTCGTAACAGCGCAGGTCAAACTGCGGCTCGACATCAACTTCGGCGACCCCGTCACTCCGGCCCCGCGAACAGTTGAGCTGCCATCGCTGCGGCCGGACGCTCCGCCGATCCGCATCCTGGGCTACCCGATCGAGACGGTGCTCGCAGAGAAACTCGTCACCGCGATCGAACTGGGACGAGCGAACACGCGCGTGCGTGACTTCGCTGACATCCACCTCTTGACCGGCACACAGGCTCTCCAGTGCGGGCAACTGCGCGACGCGCTCACGGCGACCGCAACTTTCCGCGGGACCACGTTGATTCCGTTAGCGCGGGCCACCGAGGGGCTCGCCGTGCTCCGAGACTCAACCTATGTCGCCTACCGGAGGGGGCTCGGCGACGCAGGCGCGAGTCTGCCGCAGAGGTTCTCCGACACCGTCGCTGTCGTTGCTGACTTCGTCGACCCGGTGCTCGACGGGCTCGACGCCAAGGCCCTGTGGAGCCCCGTCGAACGGAACTGGCACACGGCATCCGGCGCACCGTCTGAGCCGACAGAATCCACTACAGGTACGACCGACCTGTGA
- a CDS encoding plasmid pRiA4b ORF-3 family protein has product MASEKFEAPDLQKFIASLRPDADDLDDLWRRPEPQLLAVPATVRGFRIRIDLQRTKPPVWRRVEVPGDILLPRLHEVIQAAMGWTDSHLHRFRTSNDRNPPEFLTQFDLDEGDEGMLEDDVRLDQVVANEGDRLWYDYDFGDDWKHLLRVEKVLDDPPSAPVCVGGKLACPPEDCGGVWGYSELADWVRSDYDDTLRPEVFDSAEEGRAWLPDGWHPDVFDIDETNELIAAATAEPIPVVEELESLLELAQNRGARGLRNALAHPSASGATDVSTDDAADLTEPFRVLLDVVGDGVTLTGAGYLKPAVVEQIAHRTGITEWWIGKANREDLTWPVADLRATARALGLVSVRKGRIAPTQAIARRRDDPHAILRHITGRLPLGTTPAERHAGWMALAVVANETPAELWEASISELLFDLGWRDREDPYRVPSPDSLTLDTLNLLAGTIRASWRPKGVNAAVAAIARGVIRA; this is encoded by the coding sequence ATGGCATCCGAGAAGTTCGAGGCACCGGATCTTCAGAAGTTCATCGCCTCGCTGAGGCCCGACGCTGATGACCTGGACGATCTCTGGCGGCGCCCCGAGCCGCAGCTCCTCGCCGTCCCCGCAACGGTGCGGGGTTTCCGCATCCGTATCGATCTGCAGCGCACGAAGCCGCCGGTGTGGCGACGTGTCGAGGTGCCCGGCGACATCCTCCTCCCGCGGCTGCACGAGGTGATCCAGGCGGCGATGGGATGGACCGACAGCCACCTGCACCGCTTCCGCACGAGCAACGACCGAAACCCTCCCGAGTTCCTCACCCAGTTCGACCTCGACGAAGGCGACGAGGGGATGCTCGAAGACGACGTACGTCTCGACCAGGTCGTCGCTAACGAGGGCGACCGCCTTTGGTACGACTACGACTTCGGCGATGACTGGAAGCACCTCCTCCGCGTCGAGAAGGTGCTCGACGACCCTCCATCGGCTCCGGTATGCGTCGGCGGGAAGCTCGCCTGTCCACCAGAAGACTGCGGCGGCGTCTGGGGCTACAGCGAACTCGCGGATTGGGTGCGCAGCGACTACGACGACACGCTCCGCCCTGAGGTGTTCGACAGTGCTGAGGAAGGACGCGCATGGCTGCCCGACGGCTGGCACCCCGATGTCTTCGATATCGATGAGACGAACGAACTGATCGCCGCAGCCACCGCGGAGCCGATCCCGGTCGTCGAGGAACTCGAATCTCTGCTCGAACTGGCGCAAAACCGCGGCGCACGCGGCCTGCGCAACGCGCTCGCGCATCCCTCTGCTTCCGGCGCGACCGATGTCAGCACCGACGATGCTGCTGATCTCACCGAGCCGTTCCGAGTGCTCCTCGACGTCGTCGGAGACGGCGTGACGCTCACCGGCGCCGGCTATCTGAAACCCGCCGTCGTCGAGCAGATAGCACATCGCACAGGCATCACCGAATGGTGGATCGGCAAGGCCAACCGCGAAGACCTCACCTGGCCCGTCGCGGACCTGCGCGCCACGGCGCGAGCACTGGGGCTCGTGTCGGTGCGCAAAGGCCGCATTGCTCCGACTCAGGCCATCGCAAGACGTAGAGATGACCCGCACGCGATCCTGAGGCACATCACCGGCCGGCTCCCGCTCGGAACAACCCCTGCAGAGCGGCACGCCGGATGGATGGCACTCGCCGTCGTCGCGAACGAGACACCCGCGGAACTGTGGGAAGCGAGCATCAGCGAGCTCCTCTTCGACCTCGGCTGGCGCGACCGTGAGGACCCCTACCGTGTTCCCTCCCCCGACAGCCTCACGCTCGATACACTCAACCTGCTCGCGGGCACGATCCGCGCGAGCTGGAGGCCTAAGGGCGTGAACGCCGCCGTCGCAGCCATCGCCCGGGGCGTCATACGGGCTTGA
- a CDS encoding transposase → MSSVSRRKFSPQFKAEAVQLVIQSGRPIVKVAGELAINPGTLGNWVNKYRAEHGNDEKPEMSPADHARLAELEEEVRRLRMENEFLKKAAAFFAKEQG, encoded by the coding sequence ATGTCATCGGTATCGAGGCGGAAGTTCAGTCCGCAGTTCAAGGCTGAAGCGGTACAGCTGGTCATCCAGTCGGGCCGTCCTATCGTGAAGGTCGCGGGTGAGTTGGCGATCAATCCCGGGACGCTGGGCAACTGGGTGAACAAGTACCGCGCCGAGCACGGCAACGACGAGAAACCCGAGATGTCACCGGCGGACCACGCGCGGCTGGCCGAGCTGGAAGAAGAAGTACGACGGCTGCGAATGGAGAATGAATTCCTAAAAAAAGCCGCGGCCTTCTTCGCGAAGGAGCAGGGCTGA
- a CDS encoding type IV pilin protein, which translates to MYGSRNRIISHFQGFTIVELLIVIVVIAILAVVTIVSYNGIQQRAINSAISNAASQAMRLTQLYVARESRYPALHERGCSAGLNPPGSSSDRAM; encoded by the coding sequence ATGTATGGCTCTCGAAACAGAATCATATCCCATTTTCAAGGCTTCACCATTGTGGAGCTACTGATCGTCATCGTCGTTATCGCGATCCTTGCGGTGGTTACCATTGTCTCCTACAACGGCATTCAACAGCGCGCGATCAATTCGGCCATAAGTAACGCGGCCAGTCAGGCGATGAGACTCACTCAGCTGTACGTGGCACGCGAGTCGAGATACCCGGCTCTTCACGAACGAGGGTGTAGCGCGGGTCTGAACCCTCCGGGTTCGAGCAGCGACCGAGCGATGTAG
- a CDS encoding ISL3 family transposase — MLHPTFATPDLTTFCRLDELGLVAVGQLIEPDRAAIECRVVEDDPWCRKCGVEGVPRGTVTRRLAHEPFGHRPMTLLVRVRRYRCGHCRRTWRQDMTRAAAPRAKISRGGLEWALRGIVIDHLTVTRVAAGLGVSWSAANAAVLAEGKRRLIDDPARFDGVTTIGVDEHVWRHTRLGDKYVTVIIDLTPARNKTGPARLLDMVEGRSKAVFKQWLAARPADWAKRIEVVAMDGFAGFKTAAAAELPDAVPVMDPFHVVRLAGDALDVCRRRVQQDTTGHRGLKGDPLYKARRTLHTGASLLTDRQRARLDAVFASEEHVEVEATWGIYQRIVAAYREPDKKKAKAMMQEVIAAISSGVPAALVEVRKLGRTMKQRAGDILAFFDRPGTSNGPTEAINGRLEHLRGSALGFRNLTHYIARSLLEPGGFRPALHPRS, encoded by the coding sequence CAGCTGATCGAGCCGGATCGGGCCGCGATCGAATGCCGCGTCGTCGAGGACGACCCGTGGTGTCGGAAGTGCGGTGTCGAGGGCGTGCCGCGGGGCACGGTCACGCGTCGACTGGCGCACGAGCCGTTCGGGCACCGGCCGATGACCCTGCTGGTGCGGGTGCGCCGGTACCGGTGCGGACACTGCCGGCGCACGTGGCGGCAGGACATGACGCGGGCAGCGGCGCCGCGTGCGAAGATCTCCCGCGGCGGCCTGGAGTGGGCGCTGCGGGGCATCGTCATCGACCACCTCACCGTCACCCGCGTCGCCGCAGGTCTCGGGGTGTCCTGGAGTGCCGCGAACGCCGCCGTCCTCGCGGAAGGCAAGCGGCGCCTGATCGACGACCCCGCCCGGTTCGACGGGGTCACCACGATCGGTGTCGACGAGCACGTCTGGCGACACACGAGGCTGGGCGACAAGTACGTCACCGTGATCATCGACCTCACGCCCGCGAGGAACAAGACCGGGCCGGCGAGGCTGCTGGACATGGTCGAGGGCCGCTCCAAGGCGGTGTTCAAGCAGTGGCTCGCCGCCCGCCCTGCGGACTGGGCGAAGCGGATCGAGGTGGTCGCGATGGACGGCTTCGCCGGGTTCAAGACCGCTGCCGCCGCGGAACTCCCCGACGCCGTCCCCGTCATGGACCCGTTCCACGTGGTCCGCCTCGCCGGCGACGCGCTGGATGTCTGCCGGCGTCGGGTCCAGCAAGACACCACCGGTCACCGCGGGCTCAAGGGCGACCCGCTCTACAAAGCCCGCCGCACCCTGCACACCGGGGCGAGCCTGCTCACCGACCGGCAGCGGGCACGCCTGGACGCAGTGTTCGCGAGCGAGGAGCACGTCGAGGTCGAGGCGACCTGGGGCATCTACCAGCGCATCGTCGCGGCCTACCGGGAGCCCGACAAGAAGAAAGCGAAGGCGATGATGCAGGAGGTGATCGCTGCGATCAGCAGCGGCGTTCCCGCGGCGCTCGTCGAGGTCCGCAAGCTCGGCCGGACCATGAAGCAGCGGGCGGGCGACATCCTCGCGTTCTTCGACCGCCCCGGCACCAGCAACGGCCCGACCGAGGCCATCAACGGGCGGCTCGAACACCTCCGCGGCTCCGCCCTCGGCTTCCGCAACCTCACCCACTACATCGCTCGGTCGCTGCTCGAACCCGGAGGGTTCAGACCCGCGCTACACCCTCGTTCGTGA